From the genome of Lacibacter sp. H407, one region includes:
- a CDS encoding energy transducer TonB, translated as MKKTVFAIFFLFVQNSSNAQTDTISFYIDGGEKKVEQKNASYLRVGIREKSYWKIFDLYLNEDKIRMKGFSSDDSLKLKEGVSEYYYRSGKRFARRSFLNGKMHGLSKSWYESGQLQDSALYINGVPIGEEKGWYENGTVRYITTNDTIGNGNGVSFYYYANGVLRSKGEMKQEKRNGTWFYYREDQTPASEVSFEKDSVIAFKAFDEKGVLLPKVNDFEREANFKGGEAAWNKYMSTKLSAIYQMPEPWKYVGSCTIQFIIDKDGNVTNVESIQTTNGNLSQLAIGFIQQSKKWTPAIQYNLPVKAWRRQKFTFTNQ; from the coding sequence ATGAAAAAAACTGTTTTCGCAATCTTCTTCTTGTTTGTACAAAATAGCAGCAATGCACAAACCGATACCATTTCATTTTATATTGATGGTGGAGAAAAGAAAGTGGAGCAAAAAAATGCATCCTATTTACGTGTGGGCATAAGAGAGAAAAGTTATTGGAAAATTTTCGATCTATATCTCAACGAAGACAAGATAAGGATGAAAGGGTTTTCATCAGACGATAGCCTGAAATTGAAAGAAGGTGTAAGTGAATACTATTACAGATCAGGAAAACGATTTGCACGAAGATCGTTCCTGAATGGCAAGATGCATGGTTTAAGTAAATCGTGGTACGAAAGCGGACAGCTACAGGATTCTGCGTTGTATATCAACGGCGTTCCAATTGGAGAGGAAAAAGGATGGTATGAAAACGGAACAGTACGATATATTACAACCAATGATACCATCGGCAATGGTAATGGGGTTTCATTCTATTACTATGCAAACGGAGTATTAAGAAGCAAGGGAGAAATGAAACAGGAAAAAAGAAATGGCACATGGTTCTATTACAGAGAAGACCAAACGCCGGCGAGTGAAGTTAGCTTTGAGAAAGATTCGGTGATCGCCTTTAAAGCATTTGATGAAAAAGGAGTACTGCTGCCGAAAGTAAACGATTTTGAACGGGAAGCAAACTTCAAAGGTGGCGAAGCTGCATGGAATAAATACATGAGTACCAAATTAAGTGCTATCTACCAAATGCCCGAACCATGGAAATATGTGGGTTCCTGTACCATCCAGTTCATAATTGATAAAGATGGAAATGTAACAAATGTTGAATCGATCCAGACAACAAACGGAAACCTTTCACAGCTTGCCATCGGGTTTATACAGCAATCAAAAAAATGGACCCCTGCCATTCAATACAACCTGCCGGTAAAAGCATGGAGAAGACAAAAGTTTACATTTACAAATCAATAG
- a CDS encoding ThuA domain-containing protein has protein sequence MRFIHCLLLLISLPILISSFHIKKKKCILVFAKTAGFRHTSIPKGKEALLLMGKQHNFIVDTTEDASLFTTKNLRKYDAVVFLSTTGDVLNNEQQAAFEQYIRFGKGFVGIHAATDTEYEWPWYCKLVGANFLSHPKQQQATLHVTDGSHISTKHLPAVWERFDEWYNFKNQNADVNVLLTIDEKTYQGGKNGDKHPMAWYHAYDGGRAFYTALGHTDESYKEEHFLKHVLGGIQYAMGK, from the coding sequence ATGCGTTTCATTCATTGCCTGCTACTACTCATCAGTTTGCCAATCCTCATTTCATCATTTCACATCAAAAAGAAGAAATGTATTCTTGTGTTTGCAAAAACGGCTGGCTTTCGTCATACGTCAATTCCAAAAGGAAAAGAAGCGTTGTTGCTGATGGGCAAGCAACACAACTTTATTGTTGATACAACAGAAGATGCGTCACTCTTCACCACAAAAAATCTTCGCAAATACGATGCGGTGGTATTCCTCAGTACAACCGGTGATGTGTTGAACAACGAACAACAGGCAGCATTTGAACAATACATCCGTTTCGGAAAAGGATTTGTTGGTATCCACGCAGCAACCGATACCGAATATGAATGGCCCTGGTATTGCAAGTTAGTAGGTGCAAATTTTCTAAGCCATCCAAAACAACAACAGGCAACCTTGCATGTAACAGATGGCAGCCATATTTCAACCAAACATTTACCGGCTGTTTGGGAGCGTTTTGATGAGTGGTATAATTTTAAGAATCAGAATGCTGATGTGAACGTATTACTTACCATCGACGAAAAAACATACCAGGGCGGAAAAAACGGCGACAAACATCCGATGGCCTGGTATCATGCATACGATGGAGGCCGTGCATTTTATACAGCGTTAGGTCACACAGATGAATCGTATAAAGAAGAACATTTTTTAAAGCATGTATTGGGTGGGATACAGTATGCGATGGGGAAATAG
- a CDS encoding dihydrofolate reductase family protein, translating to MSKIIFDSGISLDGFFAGDNRGPENPMGGVSGQIHSWMFNQKAFWEYLGFDGGKEDGTDGKYIRETIERTGAFIMGKRMFEEGELSWPNDLYKADVYVLTHEKREPWIQEGTTTFYFINDGIESALDKAKRSAKGKDVRIQGGANTIQQFLNAGLVDEFFIHIAPVFLGSGIRLFDGITTDKYNIQIEEVIPSDLTTHLRYKLTKK from the coding sequence ATGAGCAAAATCATTTTCGACAGTGGAATATCACTTGATGGTTTTTTTGCAGGAGATAACAGGGGTCCTGAAAATCCGATGGGTGGTGTTTCAGGACAAATTCACTCGTGGATGTTCAATCAAAAAGCGTTCTGGGAATACCTGGGATTCGATGGAGGAAAAGAAGATGGAACTGATGGAAAATATATCAGAGAAACCATTGAACGAACAGGTGCATTCATTATGGGAAAACGCATGTTCGAAGAAGGCGAATTGAGTTGGCCGAATGATCTGTATAAAGCTGATGTGTATGTATTAACACACGAAAAGCGGGAACCCTGGATCCAGGAAGGAACAACCACTTTTTACTTCATCAATGATGGCATCGAAAGTGCTTTGGACAAAGCAAAACGATCAGCAAAGGGAAAGGACGTACGAATACAAGGTGGCGCAAACACCATTCAACAATTTTTAAATGCAGGACTTGTTGACGAATTCTTTATTCATATTGCGCCTGTTTTTTTAGGAAGCGGCATCCGGCTATTTGACGGCATTACTACAGATAAATACAACATACAAATTGAAGAAGTAATACCGTCGGACTTAACAACGCATCTACGATATAAACTGACAAAGAAATAA
- a CDS encoding calcium:proton antiporter: MKKLFHWTYIAPVIAWLFYLLAPAESSPFVNLIAIVALIVNVLSAVHHAEVVAHRVGEPYGTIILAVAVTLLEASIIVSLMLTGGAGADTYARDTLFAAVMLILNGILGVSMLVGAVKFKEQIFETKSVTIALVSLVSILVLTLVLPNFTTSVSGPSYNTPQLIAVAVSCILIYGAFLFTQTIRHRNYFLAGVTGEEKSVTQMEAIISSILLLICLGVVIVLAKKLSPVIESGVVAAGLPTALVGVAIAAVILLPEGIAAIRAAQRNQYQTSINLALGSALASIGLSIPTVVIVCTLMDLPLVLGVDKKSMILLALSIFTVMLSLNKGRTNGLYAVVFLVNLMMYIFTIIFA, encoded by the coding sequence ATGAAAAAACTATTTCACTGGACTTATATAGCGCCGGTCATTGCATGGCTTTTCTATTTGCTGGCACCGGCAGAGAGCAGTCCGTTCGTTAATTTGATTGCGATCGTTGCTTTGATCGTGAATGTACTTTCAGCGGTGCATCATGCTGAAGTAGTGGCGCACAGAGTGGGTGAACCGTACGGAACCATCATACTGGCTGTGGCGGTAACACTTTTGGAAGCGTCTATCATTGTATCGCTGATGTTAACGGGCGGTGCCGGTGCCGACACCTATGCCCGTGATACATTATTTGCAGCGGTGATGCTTATACTGAACGGCATATTGGGTGTAAGCATGCTGGTTGGAGCTGTGAAATTCAAAGAACAGATATTCGAGACAAAGAGCGTGACCATTGCACTGGTAAGTCTTGTATCCATATTGGTACTCACCCTCGTATTGCCAAATTTTACAACGAGTGTTTCCGGCCCGTCCTATAACACGCCGCAGCTGATTGCCGTTGCTGTTTCCTGTATATTGATCTACGGAGCTTTTCTATTTACACAAACAATCAGGCATCGTAACTATTTCCTGGCAGGCGTAACGGGTGAAGAAAAGTCTGTTACACAAATGGAAGCGATCATCAGTTCGATACTGCTGCTTATTTGTTTAGGCGTTGTGATTGTACTTGCAAAAAAACTTTCGCCGGTAATTGAAAGCGGTGTAGTGGCAGCGGGTTTGCCAACTGCACTGGTAGGTGTTGCAATTGCCGCTGTTATTTTATTACCGGAAGGGATCGCAGCCATACGGGCTGCCCAGCGCAACCAGTACCAAACGAGCATTAACCTTGCGTTGGGTTCCGCATTGGCCAGTATTGGTCTTAGTATTCCAACTGTGGTAATTGTATGTACCTTGATGGATTTGCCACTTGTGTTAGGTGTTGATAAGAAATCGATGATACTGCTTGCATTATCCATTTTCACAGTGATGCTCTCGTTAAATAAAGGGCGAACAAACGGATTGTATGCAGTGGTGTTTTTGGTTAATTTAATGATGTACATCTTCACCATCATTTTTGCATAA
- a CDS encoding outer membrane beta-barrel protein: MKQLLTVILLIITGVTIAQNTPQKKIAKGKDTLRAGFDAFIKIDDIDSEVPDTLPPAPNLLTLSAGGTMSQTTNTNLVDRYAAQARPGYTISIGYARELPKSRLQINAAYFKGGVNVATGDINGDGKNDVSNVDLQYLSIPVQYQFYLGASKRFFVGAGGYASFLLSSKQTGRPIYGDIKTYDAGAAASAGAWLGKRLMVQTGYQFGLVDIDVSESNKARNGMAFLMLSYALYSKIKYGPVITIKPKG, from the coding sequence ATGAAACAACTTCTTACCGTTATTCTTCTGATTATTACAGGTGTTACCATTGCACAAAACACACCTCAAAAAAAGATAGCAAAGGGAAAGGATACACTGCGTGCCGGCTTTGATGCTTTTATCAAGATCGATGATATTGATAGTGAGGTTCCGGATACACTTCCACCTGCTCCCAATCTTTTAACGCTCAGTGCCGGCGGAACCATGTCGCAAACAACCAATACAAATTTGGTCGATCGTTATGCTGCACAGGCAAGACCGGGTTATACCATCAGCATTGGTTATGCACGGGAGTTACCTAAGAGCAGGTTGCAGATCAATGCCGCTTATTTCAAAGGCGGTGTAAATGTTGCAACAGGTGATATCAACGGCGATGGAAAAAATGATGTGAGTAATGTTGATTTGCAATACCTGAGTATTCCGGTGCAATACCAGTTCTACCTCGGAGCAAGCAAACGATTTTTTGTGGGAGCAGGAGGGTATGCATCGTTCCTGCTTTCATCCAAACAAACAGGTCGACCCATTTATGGTGATATCAAAACCTATGATGCAGGCGCTGCTGCATCTGCAGGTGCATGGCTTGGTAAACGATTGATGGTACAAACAGGTTATCAGTTTGGATTGGTGGATATTGATGTGAGTGAAAGTAACAAAGCCCGTAACGGCATGGCCTTTCTGATGCTGAGTTATGCATTGTATTCAAAAATAAAATACGGACCGGTGATTACGATAAAGCCGAAGGGGTAG
- a CDS encoding cupin domain-containing protein yields MPADTKEGTEEPRKNELPKSTSHIIVEIVEYIPDSVVSKTVIKKSGGDVTATSVDEGEELCDKTTEFDTYVQIIDGKADVTIGNKEFNLKLGEGIVIPANTLHCFHADEQFKMITTIINNNQKEVVVNA; encoded by the coding sequence ATGCCAGCAGATACGAAAGAAGGAACTGAAGAACCCCGTAAAAATGAATTGCCGAAATCAACATCACATATTATTGTTGAGATCGTAGAATACATTCCTGATTCGGTTGTAAGTAAAACAGTGATCAAAAAATCGGGTGGAGATGTAACGGCTACTTCTGTTGATGAAGGTGAAGAGTTGTGTGATAAAACAACTGAATTTGATACCTACGTGCAGATCATCGACGGAAAAGCAGATGTAACCATCGGCAACAAAGAATTTAACTTGAAACTTGGAGAAGGTATTGTGATCCCTGCAAATACACTTCATTGTTTTCATGCCGATGAACAGTTTAAGATGATCACCACGATCATTAATAACAATCAGAAAGAAGTAGTGGTTAACGCATAA
- a CDS encoding retropepsin-like aspartic protease, with protein sequence MSSFAQSLLIAVAFLCAAVQGQAQAARSIDSSKTVLTYNSDLFTQTSAGSFGREPVVKTDTADFILPFSRAGNLILIKAKADTIEGSFILDTGAPGLILNMTYFRDYPVTESGAGEQGGGITGSVADYGRTLVKKLSFGAVNYFKVEADRINLGHIENSKGIKIFGLLGVQLFKQFEMIIDYENSEIHLHHVSKRDEKNYQHSMLNDTAAYSTFPITLLDNKILTYGKIGNKKLTFLVDTGAESNVIDSRLSEAVLDNVVITRRIVLNGAGNRKVDALYGDMSNLTMGTRDMASMPVLVTNMEKMCASYERCLDGMLGFDFLSMHKIGFNFVKRKMYIWK encoded by the coding sequence ATGTCATCATTCGCACAATCACTGTTGATTGCTGTAGCATTTTTATGTGCTGCAGTACAAGGCCAGGCACAAGCTGCCAGGAGCATTGATTCGTCGAAAACTGTGTTGACGTATAATAGTGATCTGTTTACTCAAACTTCAGCAGGTTCGTTTGGCCGTGAGCCGGTTGTAAAAACAGATACGGCCGATTTTATTCTTCCCTTCAGCCGTGCAGGGAACCTCATCTTAATTAAAGCAAAAGCCGATACCATTGAAGGGAGTTTTATTTTAGATACCGGGGCACCGGGTTTAATTCTCAACATGACTTACTTCCGGGATTATCCTGTAACAGAAAGTGGTGCCGGTGAGCAAGGTGGAGGCATTACAGGTTCGGTGGCAGATTACGGTCGTACATTGGTAAAGAAGTTATCGTTTGGTGCAGTGAATTATTTTAAAGTGGAAGCCGATCGTATCAACCTCGGTCATATTGAAAACAGTAAAGGGATCAAAATATTCGGATTACTCGGTGTGCAGTTGTTCAAACAGTTTGAAATGATCATTGATTATGAGAACAGCGAAATTCATCTGCATCATGTCAGCAAAAGAGATGAGAAAAATTATCAGCATTCGATGCTCAACGATACCGCTGCTTATTCAACGTTTCCCATTACTTTACTTGACAACAAAATACTCACGTATGGAAAAATAGGGAATAAGAAGCTCACGTTTTTGGTAGATACAGGGGCAGAATCAAATGTGATCGACAGTCGTTTATCAGAAGCGGTATTGGATAATGTAGTGATCACCCGACGCATAGTACTCAACGGAGCGGGCAATAGGAAAGTAGATGCTTTGTATGGTGATATGAGTAACCTTACGATGGGTACAAGAGATATGGCGAGTATGCCGGTGCTGGTGACCAATATGGAAAAAATGTGCGCCTCCTATGAACGATGCCTGGACGGAATGCTTGGATTTGATTTTCTCTCCATGCACAAAATTGGATTTAACTTTGTAAAGCGGAAGATGTATATATGGAAATAA